The following is a genomic window from Miscanthus floridulus cultivar M001 chromosome 14, ASM1932011v1, whole genome shotgun sequence.
TTTTTGCATGTTTTGTTCAATCCTCTGTACAGCATTTTATATACTGAACTTACCTTCAAAATTCCTACCAATCAACTCTTTTTCCCTATACATTGAGGTAGAGGTTATCAATTATTGATTCTAATTAAGCATCAGGCACCTATGCTGCAAAGCTAATGCTGTAATTGAATTTTATAGTGTAAAGTTATGAACCCTGAAATCATATTGCTAGTTTTGTTTGACGATTCTGAATGACAATAAACATTACGATAGAGAGTCAACGTATCTGTTGATATTATTAGTACTTAAACTTGCCCAACAGTAATAAAATAAACTTGTTAGACATAGGTGTTGTACCTCTTCATCTGTGTCATTTTATTTGACTTCCTTTGTTTTCAACGAATTGGCAACTGCAGGCTGAACTGGGAAAACCAAGCATTCTTCATCCTGACAAAGGAAAAGTTTCAATTTTTGTTGACTGTAGTCCAACAGCTGAGCCTATGTTTGAGGTTGGTGATTTCCTCTGTCTGGATAAGATTGAAAATAATCACAGTCTGATACATTATTTGATTTCCCATATGCCCATTATTTAGCAATGTGGTTGTGGTGTTTATTTCTAAATCTTTTAGATcttctatgggatatgcatttAGGCTTTGCAAAAATTCTATGATTGAATGCTAATGATGTGGCATTGAATATGAAGAAACAATGAACTTGTTAACTATGAAAATAAAGAAATCACTAGGGCACATTTGAAGAAGCTTGTCTCAAAATGTTTCTGATAGTAGTTTTTGATTTTTTGATGTTATGTTACTAGAGGCTTTTATTATTTACAGGTGCTTTAGCAGATAAATCCCTTTTCAGGGTGTGCTCATTTGATTACAGGTAGTagaaaaccagtactagcatTATCTGGTAAAACAACGCTGCTAGAAAGGAATATATATTCCATTACCATTCTTGTAACCCCACATCTTGTACAACTTCTGGCACATGTAGAAAGGGAAACACTATTTTTTTGTTCCTCTTAAGATTTCATTctgtttgaaaattttatagtttTACTTTTGATAATGCTTATCTTATTTGGATTTTTCTAGGGTAGAGGTTCTGAGGAATTGTCCGCTGAGCTCTCTGTTGCCCTGCAAAGATGCTTGCTAGGTGGTAAAAGTGGTGCAGGTAACATATAATTTTATTGCATCCCTAAAATCCTTGCATTTGACATAGCTTTGGACAAGTCTTAGTGTACACTGATCTCTTTTATTTTGATACTCCTTATATCTGCATCGTTTCAGTTAGAACTACTATTCGAACATGGGTGACAACATTATTTGTGTCATTACAATTGGTAGGCAATTAATTGGATGTGCCTTCATTAGGTTAAGCTTTTCCTAGCCAATGAATTATACCTAGTAATTTGGATTTACGGTACCAATACTAAGCACATTTATTTAGATACACCAACTAGAATGGCATTGCATTCATCACCATCGATTGTCATTGTCATGCCTATTTAGTTGCAGGTGTAGTACTTAATGTTACAAGTGTTATGGATGATGTTCTTTGGAACAAAAATAAACGCATGCCATTATTTCTACCAGTCATCCTACATTTGGTATAAAGGTGATTTAAGTGCACTGAAGTTGCTGAACTGTCATATCTGTGATTGTTCTTTAAACTTTCCAGGTTATTGGGAGATTTCATTTAGAGATTAGTGTGTTAACCAGTTGCAATTCTGCTTGATTGCGTTGTTTGTTATAGTCAAGAAATTTTTAATGAGAAATAGATTCTCATTTTGTTATCCATCTGTTTGCTTGTATATACAGTTTTATTTCAATTCAAACTCATGCCAGCAACATTTTGTTGGCATATATTGGCAGCGCATCTGTTAGTGTCAATTAACAACATCCTCATTTCAGGTGCTGCAATTGATCTGTCGTCCCTAATTGTTGTTGAGGGAAAGGTCTGCTGGGATTTGTACATTGATGGGCTTGTGGTCAGTTCTGATGGTAATTTGCTAGATGCGCTATCTGCTGCAATAAAGGTGACTTTTGATTTGTATTGCTTGTTAGTTGCAGgtttaaatttcatatttttcttgcaaCTTTTTGAATGGAGTCTAGTGTTTCCACTCCACAAATATATTGGTGGAAAAAGTGTCATCTGTTCTTCATAGACAGTTATCATTGCATCAGGTATGGTAAATATTAAAATGTTCAATAACAGGACTAAGGCCATAGATTTCTTTACTCTCTGTTTCATTTGATAGAGGTGCTTATATGTTACACATCAATTATCTTAACATGATTTTATAAATGTTGCGCATCTTTTCAAATAATTTCGTCTGATCACTGACAAACTTAAAAGAGTGTCTCCAAGCAAATTAAGGAAAACTGATTTATACATGCCGTTGTTGAATTACCACTCAGGACCAAGTTTTGGTAAATTTCCATATGTAGATTTATTTCTTGaatagaaataaaaaagaaataatcACCTACTAGTTAAATAATATTATCGACAGCCTTATTAACCAGTCAACCAGGCTGAATATCTGTAGTGTGAGGGACAAACTTTGCGCAAAGCATCACCTACTAGTTAAATAATATTATTGACAGCCTTATTAACCAGTGAACTGGGTATTGAATGTGTGCAGCTGTTTAAACTGATGTTTTCTTCAATGGGAATCTGCATGCACCATCTCGTTTTCTTCATTTATGTTTTGATTTTGGTATAAGCATATAACTCCAGCTTATGCTCCCAGCTATGGAAAAGTCTTTCACCCTTGAGAACTGCAAACAAGGCATATTATAGTTTACTAATTCCCAATTTTGTTGCTTCTAAATTCTTAAATAGGTTCTCTGATCTGTTGACCCCTTCTGGCTATGAAAGTTAGGAATCCATGTCTGATTTTAGTTAAAGGTGAAGGTTACACTTATCTGGAGATGATGTGTGTAATCTGAACCTTTCCTTAGATTAAACTTCCTTTTCTCTATCTCCCTTTTTTTATTTTACTTTCTTTTTATGagaagatttgattttttttttctatactAGCTTAACAATATCCGGTTAGCTGTGTATAATGATTAAATTACTACTCCCAAAGTTCACTGATGCAATTCTTCTATAAATTCCACTTCTATGTTTAAGACTGCTGTTATGGTCGGGAATAGCTACAGGCGCAGGAATTGGGGCTACTTAGGCAAGAAGGGGTCAAGGAGATCATGCAGGAAGAAGTCAGGCGCAGGAATAGGCAAGGGATCACGCAGGCGCAGGAAAAGCAATCAGGAATAAGTCAATTTGCAATTACAACCAATCTAATTCTTACCTCCCTTCTCTGTTATCTCATCTCCCTGCTGCCCTCTTTTGACACAATCACCACGGACAGGAAACCGGCGGCCGAACGGCCGGTGACCTCCCACACCTACCCCATCCGGTCACTACCCCAGGGTCGTGACAACTTGGTATCAGCCTCCAGAGATCCTGCCGTGGGTTCCAGCAACGCCGATCACCTCAAGCAGCTCGAGGAGACTCAAGAATGGCCTGGATGAGATAACAGAGAAGGGAGGTGAGAATTAGATTGGTTGTAATTGCCTGCTTTATTCCTTGATCATCACTGATTATAAAGAGTTTACAAGCATAATTCTCTCCTAGACTCTAGCTTGCTTAATTGACTTCTTCCTAATTGCTTATTCCTGCGCCTGCATGATTCCCCGCGCAGGAATAGGCAAAGGGGATCATGCAGGCGCAGGAATAAACAATCAGGAAGAAGTCAATTAAGCAAGCTAGAGTCTAGGAGAGAATTATGTTCGTAAACTCTTTATAATCAGTGGTGATCAAGGAATAAAGTAGGCAATTACAACCAATCTAATTCTCACCTCCCTTCTCTGTTATCTCATTTCTTTGCTGCCCTCCTTCGACACAGCCACCACGGGCAGGAAACTGGCAGCCGAACGGCTGGCGACCTCCCACACCTAGCCCATCTGGTCACTACCCCAGTGTCGTGACAAGTGTGATCAAGTGACATGACAACCCTTGGCATAAGCACAGATGATTCTATTTGAAATaaagtgtttttttttctgaatgTAAAACACAAATCACTGCAATTAATTAACTTGACATAAATTGGAGTTATTAATTTGTAAAGCTTGGACGAATCAACATGATTCTGACACCTATTGATGAAATCTGAGTTGTTTCAGTGGCAGTTCATTTTAAGCAGTTTTCGGTGTTCTTACATTACTGTCGTATTTCCTTGTTATGCTTTGTTATAAACTGCATGATGCCAGTGCATTAGTTGACAGTTTGACAAAATACAGTGCAAGCAGTACGTTCGTCGGGTGCTAACATTCTAAGTACATGCAGGTTGCTCTGAGTGATACTGGTATCCCAAAAGTTAATGTTTCTCTTAGTGCTGCATCAGACGAGGAACCTGAGGTTGATGTAAGCGATGAGGAATTTCTGCAGTTCAACACCTCCAGTGTGCCCGTTATAATTACATTAACCAAGGTAATGTGTTTCTTCCCTAACTCTTTTATCTTTGGTGTCGAGTAGACATATGCTTTATTGATTGTATGGTGATTGTGTTAAAATGTTTAAAAATGTCCCAACATGGCAGCAAAGTAACTCTTGAGTACCTTCAGAGGTTTGAGCTGCTGACTATAATATAAACTACTATTGAGTAGCTTAAGTTCTATTGTGATATCATTTTAGGCTTGGATAGCTCATACGAATCTGTACCAGTTGAATACTCCTGCATCACGTGAAAAATATGACACTACACAGCACATTGAGCCCCACCAACAAATTGTCACTGCCCAGCAAGCAATTGAGCACCCCCAGTAACAATTATCTTATGTTTTGTTTCTCATGCAGTACCTGTTTTAACATACAAATCAGTTACCTTTGTTGCTTATGGCAGGTGGGTCGGCACTACATTGTTGACGCCACCTCGGAGGAGGAATCCCAGATGAGTTCTGCAGTGTCAGTGTCAGTCAACAGGCACGGCCAAATATACGGGCTTACCAAGAGGGGAGGTGCAGGGCTGGACCCAAGCGTCATCTTGGATATGATATCCGTTGCCAAGCATGTGAGCCAGCAGTTCATCTCCCTCTTGGATTCAGAGATAGCTGCCGCCGAAGCTGAAGCGGAAGATTGaagggaaaaaaaaaaagaaagaaagcggGCAGGAGGCGGCGCCGTCTAATTGCTAAGTACTATTCATGTAGGAgtactctctttggatccaagtaTGAGTTCATTTGAGGTTGTTGACGTCGTCCACTAAAATGATGGGAGCGAACACGGGCACTGCAGAAGCCGACGATTTGTCCGGCCAGTTACTTTCCCCAGTCTACTGGTCTACTGGTGTTTCTTCTCATCAAACGAACATGCACAGTCGGGGGTTACTGCACTACTAATCTCTGGTGAATTCTCTGAGCGTTGCCGCGGGATTTAGTCTAAAACTGATGTAAGAATTTATGGCGTAGAGGTTTTGAGGATGGAATGTGCACATTTGGAACAGACATGTTGCACATCAGTCCAATTGGTGGAAGAAACATCGGATCAATAGCCGCTAAGAGCATCCCAACAGTTTTTCAATTCCACCCCTCGTCCTCATAAAACTGTCATATTGACAGAGATGGCTCACCTTTTCTTCTCTAGTAGTCCCTCAATAGccatttctcttttttttttttgttgaaaacACCTCTTCTCCCTTCAAATGAGGGGGAAGTTCAATCTCCCCAATAAGTGAGGCCTGTCGTAACTGTCTTTTTTCTTCCTCTGCTCACCACTGATGGAACATGGGTGAACGGGACGGAGAGGCGCCATTGTAAGGTTCAAAAATATAAATACACATATAGAATATAACTTAATAAAGTAAATAAAACAGTAAAGTATATTTTTTCTGTTTAGAAATTTTAATCTTTtatagggagagagtgagcgtGTAGCCACAGTGGAACCTTAGGGTGAAGGGATTAGATAACCACGGTTGAGCCTTAAGGGTGAAAGGCATTGGATAGTATCGGCTGGAATGGATAGGAAAGCACTGTGAAAAAGACTAAAATGATATGTTGAAGACAGAAACTTCTACCTCCTTTATTGCCGTAGATAGTTAGTCCCCGTTTAGTtgaagccaaaaaccaaaaatttttgcatagtacccgtcacatcaaatcttgcggcacatgcatggagtactaaatgtagacgaaaaaaaaaactaattgcacagttagccgagaaatcgtgagacgaatcttttaagcctaattagtccatgattggacaatttttgccaaataaaaacgaaagtgctacagtagccaaaagccaaaaatttttggaactaaacggggccttacttGATAGATCTTCCCATGTCCGGCACCTTACGCACCTTACACAACACCAGCTATGGTGCCTTGCTGCTCTGTGCTTGCAGAAGCCCTAGTCTAGTCACTCAAGTGTTTATCATCTAGCCTTTACAGCTATATCATCCTgttcatacatgcatgcatgctgcatgCGCCTGGAGTGACCATGCGCTAGTACTACTAGAAATTAGATAGTATCAACACTAGTATGTAGCGTTGGAAAAATTATAATGGTCCAAAGAGGTTTGTTTACATATTTAGTAATTTATCAAACCAAAAGCAAGACATGTCATTCGTTTATACATACTAGGCATGCTAGAATACTCAGTTCATGGTCATGCATGTGcaagggcctgttcgcttgaacttatcagcctagaatttatagtatttttctttcacaacaaaacagcttcagccggtttatcggccgactttaataccagccgaacagggcccAGTGTGTTGTGCTAGTACGAGTTCTTAACTAGAGTATGACTATTATATTCCAGTGAAGTAATTACATGTAGTCTAATATCAGGAACCCCACGATGAGATTCACTGGAGAAAATAACTAGTAAAGGCAAGACTGTGCATGTCGACTAACTTGCTATAATTATATTCTGCAATATTTATGAGGGGACTTATGTGTTATCTCATATAAAAAAGAAAGGACGGTTTGCACACAGATAGTCATAAGACGGACGCAGATGAAATAACATCCGTCACTGTCTGGGCACGTAGGGGTACTTAGCCTGAGATAGCCAAACTTGAAATAATGATGCATGGGTAGGCCGTGGTCAGCGTGGAGGTGAGAATAGCCCACACAAGTAGGGTATTTGGTGATGAGATTCTCAGATGAAGGGTATTTTCAAATAATAACTAATGGAGGGAGACTGTGACGGTGAATAAAGATTAGTTATATTCACCGTCACAGTCTCCCTCCATTAGtaatcactggtagagaaccgagctttactcccggtggggaaccccctctagtcccggttccccacccgggagcaagcatccgggactaaagggggtcctttagtcccgggtcaggaaccgggagtaaaggaggacctttagtcccggtgggtaacaccaaccgggactaaaggtgccttctGACAtgtcacgatggccggcacctttagtcccggttggtaatacgaaccgggactaaaggtttttttcttttttcttttcttttcatttttttgttttcttttcaaaataggttttcgaagtcgtattgtacgctgctaattatacatttatacgtgcatatagtatgtttcggttcaagcacaatgaacgtattaaatcacataattcaagcatagaaatatatatatatatatatatatatatatatatatatatatatatatatatatatatatatatatatatatatatatatagggagaggctattcagcagccggctacaaaataagttattctgtagccatctctatttaccataattttatatactaatttaccataatgtcaatacatatttacgatagttgggttactataacacatgagaatttttaccataacgttatagtaaaccacttagtaaggagttactgtaaattaacatagtaattatcgtaactcaaagtggctacagaataagttattctatggccagctacagaatagtagttctatatatatatatatatatatatatatatatatatatatatatatatatatatatatatatatatatatatatatatatatatatatatatatatatatatatatatatatatatatgcatgcatgcatcatatatatatttacatgcatgcatgcatatgtgtattttacattatattatttcatgtgcatatattacaaaagattgcattacagttgttgtgacataacaagtttcctctcatcctctagcttggcttcaatggcagtgttgggtcgaagtaaaactcgcccttggaatcgatgacctgctcattaaaaaatccggctatagactcttgaattgctttgatttggtcttgccgtatgacctttttctccaaccatcgagtctacaggtttgaattaaaggaaaataaattaatatatgtacatatatatatatatatataaagacatagtaacacaatcaataataataattaaatgaatatatagtgtatttttaacgtactttgagtctctctgtaggagttctttaggagagcaccttgataaacttgcaaacatagtaaccacagtagttgttcccctgttcctgcctcatacaccactttatgagaaaaagatttgtcatccaatctggtgatccggtgaaagctatatgtttaattaataaagatgatgcgattcaggggacttactttcaaagggattacattcagtggcgctttgcatttttccatgtgttgcttctcaataaaggttttccaaacactgcccaataaaaaatttgccacgtcatcagatatagttaatcatcatgtttgtgtgtatatatagttgctagagatcccgaaattacctctggataatatctatcatatcttggtagtcttgttgtggttttctcatcgagtcatagattatcaagtgacttttcaccagatcgatgtccatcaatatccagtgattgctgcatgtgtttataggatataacgcataacactcattaattaactagaatcaacatatgagccattaaggatatgatcgacatgattaacactcacttgaagttatagggaaagagtatatccttcttgtggcgttggttcactaagaagttcatgaggttactctctgactcaaacttccaattagtctttggagtaattgggtctttgaatactatatggggatcaacaaaaccaatttcattgcagccttcctttctgagctctgtcattgtaaatctgcatatatatagtacttgttaggataatttatatgcatatacacacatatgatgagtttaataatagatcgaaagaattattacttacaggcaatagcagctaatgataactttgtccagagaggtcaggtggtgtgggggtattaacccctatacccttacggctaagcttgggctggcccggatcgatgggttcagtccacccgaaagttGACGTGCGGCCCaattaacctgatcggagtcccgcacaaggaatcaagacggatttggcgaccaagcaggatcctggtcggttagaataggaatccttatccggccagatatgacaattgtaactgactaggattagtttccagatctgtaaccctgccccccggactatataaggcgggcaggggacccctctaaaaaatatctctcattgacatacagcaatacaaatcagacgcaggacgtaggtattacgccttcttggcggccgaacctggataaaacctcgtgtctgtcttgcgtcaccgtcttgtttgggggcttgcgcatctgtctgccgataatctactaccttgggcatacccctaggtagactgccgaccatatttcatcgacagtggcgcgccaagtagggggtgtgcgtactgctctccaagcaaacaagatggtcatcatctccggctccatggctacgcccaacggcctcacgttcaccgttggccagatcacctggaccactagctccgacgactccatcgccatggccacggaggaggcatggattcagcctgcgccgacaactacttcacctgcatcggctacggctccgaccacggtgaacacggctccgaccacggtaaacacggctccgaccacgatggacctggctccgaccacgggacatctggctccgaccacgcctacagccacgccaacaacccgtcgtccgcttccccgctacagagggaagcagatcgacaacaccgacctgctcgactccgttgatcgggtcggcatccaactcgctgaaaccctggctctggtaagtacgattcaaatccaacctaacgagcaggtaacagctctccacgacagatctatccgaccagctcggaccagtcgtcctgtgcgacttggaacagatcttgtggtcgtatcaactcctgaggggcgtttcgctcatcgccggccagacatcgcgacgggtctccgactctgtgagtacgaagccccgatggagaaccaccaggtccagccctacggcctgcaaaatgctgcctccagctacgcgtacaacctgcgacaccactcggatctgtgtcctgtacaccgatctcggccgaagccatgcaacatcgtcaacatggtccggattgaag
Proteins encoded in this region:
- the LOC136504893 gene encoding uncharacterized protein, with the translated sequence MVGLSEGEKHFIHGGIAQDIRTDGRRRLQFRALSVQTGVIPQANGSAHVRLGATEIIASVKAELGKPSILHPDKGKVSIFVDCSPTAEPMFEGRGSEELSAELSVALQRCLLGGKSGAGAAIDLSSLIVVEGKVCWDLYIDGLVVSSDGNLLDALSAAIKVALSDTGIPKVNVSLSAASDEEPEVDVSDEEFLQFNTSSVPVIITLTKVGRHYIVDATSEEESQMSSAVSVSVNRHGQIYGLTKRGGAGLDPSVILDMISVAKHVSQQFISLLDSEIAAAEAEAED